In Polynucleobacter sp. AP-Ainpum-60-G11, one DNA window encodes the following:
- a CDS encoding DUF4149 domain-containing protein, producing the protein MQTLETPNHLGAQRLFILIAGLWVGSLLTVGYLVAPAIFSTMTDRQAAGMVAGSIFRIEAYLSLIVCIGLMVLSNLLVNRGLNQFRLIRWILLAMLLCSVAAAFIFIPWMNTLRDNALAQGMPVMVSPSATLFGRLHGVSSILFMLQSLLGIFLVWRLTKR; encoded by the coding sequence ATGCAGACTTTAGAGACTCCTAATCATTTAGGAGCTCAAAGACTCTTTATTTTGATTGCAGGTTTATGGGTTGGTAGTTTGCTAACCGTAGGCTACTTAGTAGCTCCAGCAATTTTCAGCACGATGACTGATCGCCAAGCTGCCGGCATGGTGGCTGGTAGCATTTTCAGAATAGAGGCTTACCTTAGCTTAATCGTGTGCATCGGCCTGATGGTTCTATCTAATCTATTGGTTAATCGTGGACTTAATCAGTTCAGATTGATTCGATGGATTTTATTGGCAATGCTGCTGTGTTCTGTTGCCGCTGCCTTTATCTTTATCCCCTGGATGAATACGCTCAGAGATAACGCTCTAGCTCAAGGGATGCCCGTGATGGTTTCTCCCTCAGCCACTTTGTTTGGCAGACTGCATGGTGTATCTAGCATCCTATTTATGCTGCAGAGTCTTTTGGGAATCTTCTTGGTTTGGCGTCTGACAAAGAGATAA
- a CDS encoding YhbY family RNA-binding protein, whose translation MTALTITPAQRKSLKADAHGLSPVVMIGGDGLTPAVIKEAKLAISHHGLIKVRVFGDDRDARVDIYEELCDKLGAAPVQHIGKLLVLWKPIDIVDAALSNLGRSSKQTKKSLQAPRTKRQPNRVVAKAGVRTSTSERSDRRSAASKSPFERAAAVKSAAPKKRVLRADAAESKIGWSSPGYRKAVAAPAPIKKRKVRMSSTKKKSLGS comes from the coding sequence ATGACTGCACTTACTATTACCCCTGCACAACGAAAATCTCTTAAAGCCGACGCTCATGGACTCAGCCCTGTCGTCATGATTGGTGGCGATGGCCTAACTCCAGCGGTCATTAAAGAGGCTAAATTAGCAATCTCCCATCATGGATTGATAAAAGTTCGCGTTTTTGGCGATGATCGTGATGCACGTGTTGACATCTATGAGGAGCTTTGCGATAAGCTCGGCGCAGCGCCAGTTCAGCACATTGGGAAATTACTGGTGCTGTGGAAACCGATTGATATTGTTGATGCAGCTCTCTCCAACTTAGGAAGATCAAGTAAGCAAACGAAGAAATCATTGCAAGCCCCCCGTACTAAGCGTCAACCGAATCGCGTTGTGGCAAAAGCCGGCGTACGCACCAGCACTTCCGAAAGATCAGATCGACGCTCTGCTGCTAGCAAGTCGCCCTTTGAAAGAGCTGCTGCAGTCAAAAGCGCTGCTCCTAAAAAACGTGTTCTGCGTGCTGATGCTGCCGAATCTAAGATTGGTTGGTCATCACCCGGCTACCGCAAAGCAGTTGCAGCACCTGCACCAATTAAGAAACGCAAAGTACGCATGAGCAGTACAAAGAAGAAATCATTGGGCTCTTGA
- a CDS encoding RlmE family RNA methyltransferase, translated as MAKNKFNKSWLQDHLNDPYVKMAQKEGYRARAVYKLSEIDEQDRLIKAGMTIVDLGSAPGSWSQYARNRLTELGKSNPNIESGKPDGTIIAIDILPMEDIADVSFIQGDFREDEGLKALEALLPADAGGKVDLVMSDMAPNLSGVGVADAARMAFLAEIALDFSVQHLKPEGALLIKCFNGSGYSQIVESFKKVFKTVASRKPKASRAKSSEIFLLGRDLKPPK; from the coding sequence GTGGCAAAGAATAAATTTAATAAAAGTTGGTTGCAGGATCACTTGAATGATCCGTATGTGAAGATGGCTCAAAAAGAGGGCTATCGAGCACGAGCAGTCTATAAGTTGAGCGAAATAGACGAGCAAGACCGACTCATCAAAGCAGGTATGACCATCGTGGATCTTGGGAGCGCTCCCGGGAGCTGGTCTCAGTACGCCCGTAATCGCCTCACCGAGCTTGGCAAAAGTAATCCCAATATTGAATCCGGTAAGCCGGATGGAACCATTATTGCGATTGATATTCTGCCAATGGAGGATATTGCAGACGTTTCCTTTATTCAGGGGGATTTCCGTGAAGATGAGGGCCTTAAAGCCCTGGAGGCGCTATTGCCGGCTGATGCAGGTGGAAAAGTCGATCTCGTGATGTCCGATATGGCGCCAAATCTATCTGGCGTAGGGGTGGCTGATGCTGCTCGCATGGCCTTTTTGGCAGAAATTGCCCTGGATTTTTCGGTTCAGCATCTCAAGCCCGAAGGTGCATTGTTGATTAAGTGCTTTAACGGTAGTGGCTATAGCCAAATCGTGGAATCTTTTAAAAAGGTCTTCAAAACTGTTGCCTCTAGAAAGCCAAAAGCCTCTCGCGCGAAGTCTTCTGAGATCTTTTTATTGGGTAGAGATCTCAAACCACCTAAATAA
- the ftsH gene encoding ATP-dependent zinc metalloprotease FtsH produces the protein MNSNMLQKIGVWLIVGLVLFTVFKQFDKPKDQTQVTYSQFMDDAKAGKVKRVDVQGRTLQVTPNDGNKYSIISPGDIWMVGDLMKFGVQVTGKADDEPNMLVSALYYLGPTLLIIGFWFFMMRQMQGGGKGGAFSFGKSKARLIDENSNTVTFADVAGCDEAKEEVFEIVDFLKDPQKFQKLGGRIPHGVLLVGPPGTGKTLLARAIAGEAKVPFFSISGSDFVEMFVGVGASRVRDMFENAKKNSPCIIFIDEIDAVGRHRGAGMGGGNDEREQTLNQMLVEMDGFESNSGVIVVAATNRSDVLDRALLRPGRFDRQVHVGLPDIRGREQILQVHMRKVPIDPDVDAAVLARGTPGFSGADLANLVNESALFAARRNKRAVDMKDFEDAKDKIYMGPERKSAVMREEERRNTAYHESGHAVVAKVLPKADPVHKVTIMPRGMALGVTWQLPEFDRVNLYKDRMMEELAILFGGRAAEEVFLHSMSTGASNDFERATKMARDMVTRYGMSDSLGTMVYVDTESESMFGRTSSKTVSELTQQKVDAEIRALVDSQYALARSILEQNRDKVEAMVTALLEWETIDAEQITDIMEGRPPRAPKPPPATQFGNSAGTPGPAAGAAPATA, from the coding sequence TTGAATAGCAATATGTTGCAAAAAATTGGCGTGTGGCTCATTGTGGGTCTGGTGCTGTTTACTGTTTTTAAGCAGTTTGACAAGCCTAAAGATCAGACACAAGTCACTTACTCTCAATTCATGGACGATGCCAAGGCTGGCAAAGTCAAACGAGTTGATGTGCAAGGCCGCACACTGCAAGTCACTCCAAATGACGGCAACAAATATTCCATCATCTCCCCGGGAGATATTTGGATGGTTGGTGATCTCATGAAATTCGGTGTTCAGGTCACTGGCAAGGCGGATGATGAGCCAAATATGTTGGTTTCTGCCTTGTATTACCTCGGACCAACCTTGTTGATTATTGGTTTCTGGTTCTTCATGATGCGTCAGATGCAAGGCGGCGGTAAGGGTGGAGCATTCTCTTTCGGTAAATCCAAAGCGCGCTTAATTGATGAGAATAGCAATACTGTTACTTTTGCTGATGTTGCGGGTTGCGATGAAGCGAAGGAAGAAGTCTTTGAGATTGTTGATTTCTTAAAAGACCCGCAGAAATTTCAAAAGCTCGGCGGTCGCATTCCGCATGGTGTTTTGCTAGTAGGCCCTCCAGGTACTGGTAAGACTTTGTTAGCACGTGCAATTGCAGGCGAAGCAAAAGTTCCATTCTTCTCAATCTCTGGTTCAGATTTCGTAGAGATGTTTGTTGGTGTCGGTGCATCACGTGTGCGTGACATGTTCGAGAACGCCAAGAAAAATTCTCCTTGCATCATCTTTATTGATGAGATCGATGCGGTTGGTCGCCATCGCGGTGCCGGCATGGGCGGCGGTAATGATGAGCGCGAACAAACCTTGAATCAAATGCTGGTGGAGATGGATGGTTTTGAAAGTAATAGCGGTGTAATCGTTGTTGCTGCAACCAACCGTTCTGATGTATTGGATCGCGCCTTATTGCGTCCAGGTCGTTTCGATCGTCAGGTACACGTTGGTTTGCCAGATATTCGTGGTCGCGAGCAAATTCTTCAAGTGCATATGCGCAAAGTTCCGATTGATCCAGATGTAGATGCTGCTGTATTAGCGCGCGGCACACCTGGTTTCTCAGGCGCCGATTTAGCAAACTTAGTAAATGAGTCAGCATTGTTTGCAGCACGTCGTAATAAGCGTGCCGTAGATATGAAAGATTTTGAAGATGCCAAAGACAAGATCTATATGGGTCCTGAGCGTAAGTCAGCGGTGATGCGTGAAGAAGAGCGTCGTAATACGGCGTATCACGAGTCTGGTCACGCTGTGGTTGCTAAGGTATTGCCTAAAGCAGATCCAGTTCATAAGGTTACTATCATGCCGCGCGGTATGGCTTTGGGCGTGACTTGGCAGTTGCCTGAGTTTGATCGTGTGAACCTATACAAAGATCGCATGATGGAAGAGTTGGCGATTTTGTTTGGTGGTCGTGCTGCTGAAGAAGTCTTCCTGCATTCCATGAGTACCGGCGCATCCAATGACTTTGAGCGTGCTACCAAAATGGCGCGCGATATGGTGACGCGTTATGGCATGAGCGATAGCCTGGGTACGATGGTTTATGTTGATACCGAATCTGAAAGTATGTTCGGTCGCACGAGCTCCAAGACAGTTTCTGAGTTGACCCAACAAAAGGTTGATGCAGAGATTCGTGCATTGGTCGATAGTCAGTACGCATTGGCAAGATCTATTCTTGAACAAAATCGTGACAAGGTTGAAGCCATGGTTACCGCTTTGCTTGAATGGGAAACCATTGATGCCGAGCAGATTACTGACATCATGGAAGGTCGTCCACCACGTGCTCCTAAGCCACCGCCAGCAACTCAGTTTGGCAACTCCGCTGGTACGCCAGGTCCTGCTGCGGGCGCCGCACCAGCGACTGCTTAA
- the folP gene encoding dihydropteroate synthase has translation MKQTLPATWRCGRFLFDFSKRQRPLVMGILNATPDSFSDGGKFRTPSDAIAQAQRMIADGADMIDIGGESTRPGAEPVSLQEELDRVLPVIEALKDCGAALSIDTYKAETMRQALQAGVDCVNDIWALRQEGAVDAVIESDKSNPNKQCGIVLMHMQRDPQTMQFDPEYQDVIAEVKEFLEERTSLLENHGIAKNRIAIDPGFGFGKSLAHNLKMLADFDQFSELGYPVLAGISRKSMLGKLTGRDTNDRVAPSVAAAILAADRGARIIRVHDVQETVDALKLWEAIQG, from the coding sequence ATGAAGCAAACTCTGCCCGCAACATGGCGTTGCGGGCGTTTTCTTTTTGACTTTAGTAAACGTCAACGCCCTTTAGTCATGGGTATCCTCAATGCCACACCAGACTCCTTCTCGGATGGTGGTAAGTTCAGAACCCCAAGTGATGCGATTGCTCAAGCGCAGCGCATGATTGCTGATGGGGCAGACATGATTGATATCGGTGGTGAATCAACTCGCCCTGGTGCCGAGCCTGTATCTTTGCAAGAAGAATTAGATCGCGTTTTGCCAGTAATAGAAGCTTTAAAAGACTGTGGCGCCGCATTGTCTATTGATACCTATAAAGCTGAGACGATGCGTCAAGCGCTCCAGGCTGGTGTTGATTGTGTCAATGATATTTGGGCATTGCGACAAGAGGGTGCAGTAGATGCTGTCATCGAGAGCGATAAAAGCAATCCAAATAAGCAGTGCGGCATTGTTCTCATGCACATGCAACGTGATCCGCAAACAATGCAGTTTGATCCCGAGTATCAAGATGTGATTGCAGAAGTAAAAGAATTTCTGGAAGAGCGTACTAGTTTGCTAGAGAATCACGGCATCGCTAAAAACAGAATTGCCATCGACCCTGGCTTTGGATTTGGTAAAAGTCTTGCGCACAACCTCAAGATGCTGGCTGATTTTGATCAATTCTCCGAATTGGGTTACCCGGTGTTAGCTGGAATATCTCGTAAATCTATGTTGGGTAAGTTAACCGGCCGTGACACCAATGACCGTGTGGCACCCAGTGTGGCCGCCGCCATCCTGGCTGCTGATCGAGGGGCTCGCATCATCCGCGTCCATGACGTCCAGGAGACAGTCGACGCTCTCAAGCTCTGGGAAGCGATTCAAGGGTAA
- the glmM gene encoding phosphoglucosamine mutase, with the protein MKKQYFGTDGIRGEVGQFPIVPEFITRLGYAAGKVLSSQAKPGERCKILIGKDTRISGYLLEAALEAGFAAAGVDVKLCGPMPTPGVAYLTKALRLSAGVVISASHNAYQDNGIKFFSAEGGKLSDEFELAIEAELAKPMGCVSSKDLGKAFRIDDAAGRYIEFCKSTFPGELNLKGMKLVVDCAHGAAYHTAPHVFHELGAEVISIGVQPDGRNINDGFGATAPEALIAKVKETKADLGIALDGDADRLQMVDASGRLFNGDELLYVLAKDRIERGQAIGGVVGTLMTNLAVENAIKGLGIGFERANVGDRYVLELLKQKGWIIGGEGSGHLLCLDQHSTGDGTIAALQVLAAMSQTKKSLAQLLDAVKIFPQVLLNIKFKAGYDWKSDTSLKSKISQVESDLKGTGRVLIRASGTEPVLRVMVEAQDGSLAMSSAKSIADLVPTS; encoded by the coding sequence ATGAAAAAACAATACTTTGGTACTGATGGTATCCGCGGCGAAGTGGGGCAATTTCCGATTGTTCCGGAGTTTATTACTCGCCTTGGTTATGCTGCAGGCAAAGTGCTGAGTAGCCAAGCAAAACCCGGTGAACGTTGCAAGATTCTGATTGGCAAAGATACCCGTATTTCTGGCTATTTACTGGAGGCTGCCTTAGAGGCTGGTTTCGCTGCTGCTGGTGTCGATGTCAAGCTGTGCGGACCAATGCCGACTCCAGGAGTTGCCTACCTTACTAAGGCCTTGCGCTTATCTGCAGGAGTCGTGATTTCGGCATCACACAACGCCTATCAAGATAACGGTATTAAATTCTTCTCTGCTGAAGGCGGTAAGTTAAGCGATGAGTTTGAACTCGCCATTGAAGCTGAGCTTGCAAAGCCGATGGGCTGTGTGAGTTCAAAGGATTTAGGCAAAGCCTTTCGTATAGATGATGCTGCTGGCCGCTATATTGAATTCTGTAAATCCACTTTTCCTGGTGAGCTCAATCTAAAGGGAATGAAGTTGGTTGTCGATTGTGCGCATGGTGCTGCGTATCACACCGCACCCCATGTCTTTCATGAGCTAGGCGCAGAGGTAATTTCTATTGGCGTTCAGCCTGATGGCCGCAATATCAATGACGGCTTTGGTGCCACAGCACCAGAAGCATTGATTGCTAAGGTTAAAGAAACCAAAGCTGATCTTGGCATTGCTCTAGATGGTGATGCTGATCGTCTGCAAATGGTTGATGCCTCCGGTCGATTGTTTAATGGCGATGAGCTTTTATATGTATTAGCAAAAGACCGCATCGAGCGTGGTCAAGCCATCGGTGGCGTAGTCGGCACCCTAATGACGAACCTCGCAGTAGAGAACGCCATCAAAGGCTTGGGGATTGGATTTGAGCGCGCCAATGTAGGCGATCGTTATGTCTTAGAGTTGCTCAAACAAAAAGGCTGGATTATTGGTGGTGAAGGCTCAGGCCATCTCCTCTGCTTAGATCAGCACTCAACCGGTGACGGCACCATTGCCGCACTGCAGGTGCTAGCCGCTATGAGCCAGACCAAGAAGAGTTTGGCCCAACTCTTAGATGCCGTCAAAATCTTCCCCCAAGTGCTTTTGAATATCAAATTTAAGGCAGGTTACGACTGGAAGTCAGATACCAGCCTTAAATCCAAAATAAGCCAGGTAGAGAGTGATCTCAAGGGAACGGGTAGGGTGCTTATTCGTGCCTCAGGCACAGAGCCCGTCCTGCGAGTTATGGTGGAGGCCCAAGATGGCAGTCTAGCCATGAGCTCCGCTAAGAGTATTGCAGACCTGGTTCCAACATCCTAA
- the pstS gene encoding phosphate ABC transporter substrate-binding protein PstS translates to MKSFLKKALVISAISIAPVAFAADMTGAGATFPYPIYAKWAEAYKAKTGSNMNYQSIGSSGGIKQIKAKTVDFGATDNPVKFEDLEKDGLVQFPAIIGGVVPVINVEGVKPYELKLSPDTLSDIFQGVITNWNDKRIVLNNPGMKMPDLPITVVHRADGSGTTAIFTNYLAKVSQNWKDAVGEGAAVKWPAASSVGGKGNEGVAANVSRVKGAIGYVEYAYAKKNKMTSVSLKNKDGQFVQPDDITFAAAAAGTDWSKIPGMGTFITNASGAKSWPITGASFILIYKNPENKANAAEVIKFFDYAFKDGKKMAEELDYVPMPDVTTDFIRKNVFSKVVTK, encoded by the coding sequence ATGAAATCTTTCTTGAAAAAAGCGTTAGTTATTAGCGCAATTTCAATTGCCCCAGTTGCTTTTGCAGCGGATATGACTGGTGCTGGCGCAACTTTCCCATACCCAATTTACGCTAAATGGGCAGAGGCCTATAAGGCAAAGACTGGTTCCAATATGAACTACCAATCCATTGGTTCTTCTGGTGGTATCAAGCAAATCAAGGCAAAAACTGTTGATTTCGGTGCAACCGACAATCCAGTGAAATTTGAAGATCTAGAAAAAGATGGCTTAGTACAGTTCCCGGCGATTATCGGTGGCGTAGTACCAGTCATTAATGTTGAAGGCGTTAAGCCATATGAGTTGAAGTTATCGCCTGATACTTTGTCAGATATTTTTCAGGGCGTTATCACAAACTGGAACGACAAGCGTATTGTGTTGAACAACCCTGGCATGAAGATGCCTGATTTGCCAATTACTGTTGTTCATCGTGCCGATGGTTCAGGAACAACGGCAATCTTTACAAACTACTTAGCTAAGGTTAGTCAGAACTGGAAAGATGCTGTTGGCGAGGGTGCTGCGGTTAAATGGCCTGCAGCTTCATCTGTTGGCGGCAAAGGTAACGAGGGTGTTGCGGCAAACGTATCACGTGTTAAAGGTGCAATTGGCTACGTTGAGTATGCATATGCCAAGAAAAATAAAATGACCAGCGTATCTTTGAAGAATAAAGATGGTCAATTTGTGCAGCCTGACGACATTACTTTTGCAGCAGCGGCTGCTGGTACAGATTGGTCAAAGATTCCAGGTATGGGTACATTCATTACCAATGCTTCTGGTGCTAAGTCTTGGCCAATTACTGGCGCATCTTTCATCTTGATTTACAAAAACCCAGAGAACAAGGCTAATGCGGCTGAAGTAATCAAATTCTTTGACTACGCATTCAAAGATGGCAAAAAGATGGCAGAAGAGTTGGATTACGTTCCGATGCCTGATGTGACCACTGATTTTATTCGTAAGAATGTGTTTTCTAAGGTTGTAACCAAGTAA
- the pstC gene encoding phosphate ABC transporter permease subunit PstC — translation MIETTQSHSAPTPQALRIAKVQRVQDFLFHGITQFFALSVLIALLGIMISLVSNAWPALSTFGPGFFFTQEWDIVNGEFGGLIAIYGTLVTSLIALLIAVPLSFGIAVFLTELCPSPLRRPLGTAVELLAAVPSIIYGMFGLFIFAPLFADYIQPALAGTLGHIPGLGILFSGAFNGIGILCAGLILAMMILPFIASVMRDVFEIVPPVLKESAYGIGCTTWEVVKNVVLPYTKAGVIGGVMLGLGRALGETMAVTFVIGNAHRLSPSLFAPGTSIASTLANEFGEAEAGNHLSSLFALGLALFIITFVVLACAKWMLSNMEKKQGLKT, via the coding sequence ATGATAGAAACAACCCAGTCCCACTCGGCACCGACGCCACAGGCTCTTCGTATTGCTAAAGTGCAACGTGTTCAGGACTTTCTATTTCATGGAATCACACAGTTCTTTGCATTATCTGTTTTGATTGCACTGCTCGGCATCATGATTTCATTGGTGAGTAATGCTTGGCCTGCATTAAGTACATTTGGCCCAGGATTTTTCTTTACCCAAGAATGGGATATTGTGAATGGTGAGTTTGGCGGCTTGATTGCAATCTATGGCACCTTAGTAACTTCATTGATAGCTTTGCTAATCGCGGTACCTCTCAGCTTTGGTATTGCAGTGTTTTTAACTGAACTATGCCCAAGCCCATTACGTAGGCCATTGGGTACTGCTGTTGAGTTGCTTGCAGCAGTTCCATCCATCATCTACGGCATGTTTGGGCTCTTTATATTTGCTCCATTATTTGCCGATTACATTCAGCCTGCATTGGCTGGAACACTTGGACATATTCCAGGCTTAGGCATTTTATTTTCCGGTGCTTTTAACGGTATCGGCATCTTGTGTGCAGGTCTTATTTTGGCAATGATGATTCTTCCGTTCATTGCTTCTGTAATGCGAGATGTATTTGAAATTGTCCCACCGGTTCTCAAGGAGTCAGCTTACGGAATAGGCTGCACTACTTGGGAAGTGGTCAAGAATGTTGTTCTCCCCTATACCAAGGCTGGAGTAATTGGTGGTGTGATGCTTGGATTAGGTAGGGCGCTTGGTGAAACTATGGCGGTTACCTTTGTGATTGGTAATGCCCATCGCCTCTCCCCATCTTTATTTGCTCCTGGCACATCAATTGCCTCGACTCTTGCTAATGAGTTTGGCGAGGCCGAAGCTGGAAATCACTTATCTTCCCTTTTTGCCCTTGGTCTAGCGCTCTTTATTATTACCTTTGTAGTGCTGGCATGTGCGAAATGGATGTTGAGCAATATGGAGAAGAAGCAAGGATTAAAAACATGA
- the pstA gene encoding phosphate ABC transporter permease PstA yields the protein MNNISNIDQAIFAKRKRANKIGLALSTGAMALGMIFLLWILSVLVFKGFSALNVSLFTQSTPAPGSDGGGLANAIVGSLMLVGCCTLISTPIGVLAGLYLSEYGDRSRIAAITRFVTDIMLSAPSIVIGLFVYAFVVAQVRHFSGWAGTIALALIAIPVVVRTTENMLRLVPGSLREAAYALGTPKWKVAFMITLRAAQSGVMTGILLALARVSGETAPLLFTALNNQFFSTNMNAPMANLPVVIFQFAMSPYDNWVELAWGGALLITFAVLGLNILARVVFRKKVQG from the coding sequence ATGAATAACATCTCCAATATTGATCAGGCTATTTTTGCGAAACGTAAGCGAGCCAATAAGATTGGCTTAGCGCTGTCCACTGGTGCCATGGCCTTAGGCATGATCTTCTTGTTGTGGATATTGAGCGTATTGGTATTTAAGGGTTTCTCTGCTCTTAATGTCAGTTTATTTACACAAAGCACTCCAGCGCCAGGCTCGGATGGCGGTGGCTTGGCCAATGCTATTGTCGGCAGCTTAATGCTGGTGGGTTGCTGCACTTTGATCAGTACACCCATTGGGGTATTGGCAGGCTTATATCTCTCTGAGTATGGTGATCGTAGCCGCATTGCTGCTATTACCCGCTTTGTTACTGACATCATGCTATCGGCACCATCGATTGTGATTGGTTTATTTGTCTACGCATTTGTAGTTGCGCAGGTTCGTCATTTCTCAGGTTGGGCGGGAACAATTGCTTTGGCTTTAATTGCTATTCCAGTGGTAGTTCGCACCACAGAGAACATGTTGCGTTTGGTGCCAGGTAGTTTGCGTGAAGCTGCTTACGCCTTGGGTACTCCAAAGTGGAAGGTGGCGTTTATGATCACTTTAAGAGCCGCACAAAGTGGCGTAATGACTGGTATTTTGTTGGCGCTAGCGCGTGTTAGCGGGGAGACGGCACCTTTATTGTTTACAGCACTGAATAACCAATTCTTCTCAACCAATATGAATGCACCAATGGCTAACTTGCCGGTAGTGATTTTTCAGTTCGCAATGAGTCCTTACGATAACTGGGTTGAGCTTGCATGGGGCGGTGCTTTATTAATTACATTTGCAGTACTTGGTTTAAATATCCTGGCCCGAGTAGTGTTTCGTAAAAAGGTTCAGGGTTGA
- the pstB gene encoding phosphate ABC transporter ATP-binding protein PstB gives MKTMFDLNQIDSQGGRVDLNSNQQASKEVVNALEVRNLNFFYGAFQGLKNINLNIEEGKVTAFIGPSGCGKSTLLRTLNRMYDLYPGQRAEGEINFYGQNILESGQDLNLLRSRIGMVFQKPTPFPMSIYENIAFGVRLYEKLSRSEMDERVEWALNKAALWNEAKDKLNQSGLSLSGGQQQRLCIARGVAVKPSVILLDEPTSALDPISTGKIEELINELKHEYTIAIVTHNMQQAARVSDYTAYMYLGSLIEYGKTDEIFIKPKRKETEDYITGRFG, from the coding sequence ATGAAAACAATGTTTGACTTAAATCAGATTGATAGTCAAGGGGGTAGAGTGGATTTAAACAGTAATCAACAGGCATCAAAAGAGGTTGTTAATGCTCTTGAAGTGCGTAATCTCAACTTCTTCTACGGGGCTTTTCAAGGCCTGAAGAATATCAATTTAAATATTGAGGAGGGTAAAGTAACTGCTTTTATTGGCCCATCGGGTTGCGGTAAATCAACCTTGCTCCGTACATTAAATCGCATGTATGACCTCTATCCTGGTCAGCGTGCCGAAGGTGAGATTAATTTCTATGGCCAAAATATTCTTGAGTCTGGCCAAGATTTGAATTTATTGCGCTCACGTATTGGTATGGTTTTCCAAAAACCGACGCCTTTCCCGATGTCCATCTATGAGAACATTGCCTTTGGCGTTCGTCTCTATGAAAAGCTCTCACGATCCGAAATGGATGAGCGTGTCGAGTGGGCCTTAAATAAAGCTGCGCTTTGGAATGAGGCTAAGGATAAGTTAAATCAGAGTGGCTTATCGCTTTCTGGTGGTCAGCAACAACGTTTATGTATTGCTCGTGGAGTTGCCGTCAAGCCATCCGTTATTTTGCTTGATGAGCCAACCTCTGCTTTGGATCCAATTTCTACAGGCAAGATCGAAGAGCTAATCAATGAGCTCAAGCACGAGTATACGATTGCTATCGTTACTCATAATATGCAGCAGGCTGCGCGCGTATCCGATTACACCGCTTACATGTATCTTGGAAGCTTAATTGAGTATGGCAAGACGGATGAAATATTCATTAAGCCTAAGCGCAAGGAAACAGAAGACTACATTACCGGCCGCTTCGGTTAA
- the phoU gene encoding phosphate signaling complex protein PhoU: MPDKHLSSQFDADLNSLSSRLLEMGGLVESQISTAMRAFTQMDIETCNVVIQNEKLVNDLEIQIDLACTELIARRQPTARDLRLVMAVSKAITNLERAGDEAERVAKRTKRLIESGATHNINVAEIRLSGQMAISLLRRSLDAFARLDTVAAAEVVQEDRQIDEEFRAFVRKLISYMMEDPHTITTGLDMLTIAKAIERIGDHAKNIAEFVIYIAKGSDVRHLPHEDLIREANRD, from the coding sequence ATGCCAGATAAACACCTATCATCACAATTTGATGCAGATTTAAATTCCCTTTCTAGTCGTTTGCTTGAAATGGGTGGTCTAGTTGAGTCTCAAATCTCTACTGCTATGCGAGCATTTACGCAGATGGATATTGAGACCTGTAATGTTGTTATTCAAAATGAAAAACTTGTCAATGACCTAGAAATCCAAATTGACTTGGCTTGTACGGAATTGATTGCACGTCGTCAGCCTACTGCGCGAGATCTTCGCCTGGTGATGGCCGTATCCAAGGCAATCACTAATTTAGAGCGTGCGGGCGATGAGGCTGAGCGCGTTGCCAAAAGAACAAAGCGTTTAATCGAATCTGGTGCAACTCACAATATCAACGTTGCTGAAATTCGCTTATCTGGTCAGATGGCAATTTCATTGTTGCGCCGCAGTTTGGATGCATTTGCACGTCTTGATACTGTGGCAGCAGCGGAAGTGGTTCAAGAGGATCGTCAGATTGATGAGGAATTTAGGGCATTTGTGCGTAAGTTGATCTCGTACATGATGGAAGATCCGCATACTATTACTACTGGCCTTGATATGCTAACAATTGCTAAGGCGATTGAGCGCATTGGTGACCATGCTAAAAATATTGCAGAGTTTGTAATCTATATTGCCAAGGGTTCTGATGTGCGTCACCTCCCTCACGAAGATTTAATCCGTGAGGCGAACAGGGATTAA